The window GATCATtgagatggaaaaggaaaagctATGAAAAGTCGTCGTGCCATCTGGTGGACAGAGCTGGTAAGTGCATGCCCCGTGAGCGGAAAAGCTGCGATGTACCTGGTGAGAGGCGGAGGGACTGTCTGGAGTGTGTAGCTGAGGTGGGAGGATATGGAAATGACTTTGGCTTGCAGACCTTTTGGAAACGACCGGTGAAGGGATCCTGGTGGGGAAGATTTCTGCCCATAGAGAGAAGACCCTTCAGATTGGAAGAACTGTCCAGGAGACTTAGGGAAGGAGTTAGCTTCCCTAGAGATGAGACTCTGTCCCTCTAACGGCCACCCCAAAGGGGACGTCTGAGTCCTGTCTGGCTCCATGTCTCATAGAGCACGGAACCCTGGGCCAGGGGGGTCAGATATCCAGGTCTGAATCCTGCAGGTGCTGTGTGACCCTGACTCAATTCCTTCCCCTTTCTGAGCCTCCATTCTTTCATCCCAGAGGCTCACACCCTCTTGGTCTGGGATTTCTTGGTCTGGGATTTTAACCCTAGTGGGACTCCTGGATTCGGAGTGAAGACATCAGCCCATAGGGGCTTCCTGAAGGGAGCCGATCCGATCTTTGCCCACCCTGGTGGGTTGCCCCACCACGCCAGACTCTGATGAAGTTGTAGGAGCGCCCTCTGCTGGGGAAAACTAGGAGAAGACCTACTTGCCACTGGCGTAGGCATAGGCCCCTGGCCAGAGATTGGAGCGCACGACCGCCACGGAATACTGCGGGCTGAGGCTGCAGGACAGGCGGGCGGTCCACGGTGCCATGTGCATGATTTCTGTAGGGGAGCAGAGAGCACCAGGGAGGTCAGAGACTGGGCTGCAGCCCGCCCCTGCAATGCACAGCCCCCCAGAAGGGAAAGCGAGAGAAGGCCGGAAGGGAGCAAAGAGGGAGGACGGCGAAGGGCATGAAGGGAACTGCGGGAACCAACAGCCCTGGCTTCCGTGTTTGAACCCTGGCTCTGACCACTCTTTCTGTGTGGCCTGAGGAAGCCatccacctctctgagcctcagtgatcACACCCAGGCAATGGAGACACTTATCTCACCTCCTGGGCTGGGTGGCAGTGAGCCCCGAGGGCCCCTGACTCAGGAGCCACTGTGATTCCCCTTCTAGGTTGGCCATCAGTTTGAACCAGGGCTCAGAGGACGGGGTATAGGCTCCAGACTCATGGAAATCTGTGTTCGCATCCTCACTCTGTCTGCTCACCCACTCTcagcctctcctccttcctcccttcaggTACCTGAGGTCCCAACCGCAAGTCCTCCAACATCCAGCTCAAGTCCTGCCTCCTCTGGGGAGGCCGCCCTAGCTCTCGCTCCCTTTTTCCAAGCCCACGTGGGACTCGAAAGACCATGTGTCACCATCTGGGCTGTTGCCATGTGCCAGACACGGCCCTCAAGATGGACATGCTCCTATAACCCCATGGGctgcccattttagagatgacagTGTGACAGAGGCTCAGTGAGCCGcttcccctccctttctcccagcCTCCACCGGCCTGTGTGTGGGGCTCTTACCTGCGTCTTCTGAGAGCGGGGTCAGCAGCGGGGGCCCGACCTCCTGCTCCACTTCCTCTATGCCTTCAtctgccttctcttcctcctcccccaactcctcctcctcttctgtcttctgcaaaGGGTTCACCCAAGTGCAGCGGCCCTGCCAGTGGGGAGGAGGTCAGCTGGTAGCCCCAGGGAGCAGGCCGGGCTCTGTTCCCTGGGAGGCGGTGAAGGGCCAGGCAGGACGCTGGGGACCAGTCCTATCCCCAGGGACCCAGGTGTGGGTAAAGGTCAGGGTGAGTTGCACAGGCAGGAGGGCGGGGGAGAATGGGCCGAGAGAGCTGCTGCGATGAGGCGGGAACCCCTCCTCTCTCAGCCTCTGTGGGCTCCGTTTAGCcagccatccatccattcacttatTGCATATTTAAGGAGCACCTACTATATACACGCAGTGCTCCTGGTGCTGGAGTTACGTCCTCGAGAAAAAGAGACCCCACATCTCTGCGCTTGTGGAGTTGACATTCAACAGCCCATATGATGCtctgtttgctcatctgtgaaatgggggtgtCATGGGTGCCTCTCTCATTGGATTATTGTTGGGTTGAAGGAAGTACTGAAGACTCAGTAaacgtttgttgaatgaataagtgaatctAAATGCAGAGCATATAGCAGACCTCAGTTTCAGCAACTGAATGGGAATGGCCATGATAGCAATCTCAAAAGCGGTTATGTGGAGTCCATAATCAATGtttatcaaataaatgaatgaataaaaaagttcCTAGCACACAACAGGTGCTTccttgaatggataaataactgtATGTAAAATTCAGACAAACTAGGCATTCAGTAAATGCAGGTCCACCACCTCTTATCCACACTTTCAAAATCCGAAAAGCTTTGAAAAGCAAAAGTTTTTTCATGAGTCATTTGGCTGCAATCCTGACCTGACTGATGAGAGGCTGTTCAATGTTGCTGCAGAAATAGTGACACCTTTAAAGATGGgctgcaaaataaacaaaagaaaaaaaaagaaaaaaaaaaagatgggctgCAGCCCCAGCGCCTCCTTGACGTGTCATGTAATACATGGTATGTGCACTgtgtcatctttttatttttgtgtatttttaaagtactctCATTTTTATAAgtactttttgcttttttttgccatgccactcgtcagatcttagttccctgacaaaaGATCAAACCCCCGCCCCTAGAAGCCTGGagtcagcaagaatactggaatgggttgccatctcctcctccagaggaacttcccaacccagctctcctgcattgtaggcagattctttaccactgaatgaCTGGGGAAAGCccctcctaaccactggaccaccagggagttccaaTGTCACCATTTTCAAATCTGAAAACTTCGGGATTCCAAGAGGCGTCTGGTCCCAAAGGTTTCTGACTGGGGACTGTCAACtgatatctgttgaatgaatgaatggatgcacGCGTGGAGGACTACTACCGAGCACAGATGCCTCGCTGCCAGCAGGTGCTCGGTATAGCTAGTTCCGGAGCCACACCTGGTtctacaccccccacccccgaccccggGCCTGGGCGGCTGGAGTCCCACCCTCACCTGCGGCAGGATGTGCTGCGTGTGGTGCACCCAGTTGGCCATGGAATCCACCAGCTCGAGGACTGGGATGCCCTCAAAATCGGGGTTCTCCTCGTAGGAGTCGCGCCCGGCTCCGCCCTCCTCCTCTTCGTCGCCCTCCTCCTCACCAAACTGGTAGAAGCCGAGGGGACTGATGTGCGTGGCGGCGGAGATGCGGGCAATCTGGGCCCGCAGGTAGTTGGCCTCGTTGCCAGGGAAGGGCGGGTAGCTGATGACCGGTGCGTCCAGGTAACCCGTGAAGAACTTCCTGATCTTGCGGGCCTGCACGATCTGGATCGGCGTGACGTGGGGCAGCCGCATCCACGGCCGGCCCGGCTCGTTGCAAACGAAATACAGGTACCTGTTGGTGCCGATTCGGCTCTCTTCCTTGGGGATGATGGGCGGCGGCTTCCATGTGGGCTTGGGGATGACGTCCATGACCTTGTCTTCGTCCTCGTCACCCTCCTCCTCGTCGTGCGCCTCCATCACCTCGCCgccctctgtcatctcctccagCTCTTCCTCCTCCGCCTCCTCTTCGCCCTCCCGGAATTCCACCTCGGCCACCAGGTAGCTGCGACTGAGCCCCAGGATCTTGCCCCAGAAGCGGCAGGTGTGGATGGGCTGCTGCTCCACCAGCTGCTTCAGGGCCATGAAGATGCGGAAACTCTCATCGGAGCTCAGGCCCACACCGGCCTGCTCGAAGTAGAAGGCCTTCTCCATGATGTTGGGCACCGCGGTCTCAGCCTGcaggggggtggggtagggggcgGAAGGCAGAGGGAACCAGGTTGAAGCCCTGCTCCCCATGCTGATTCTCCTAGAGTCCAGAGACTTAAACTACTCGGTAACCCAGTTGCTCACGCAACCATTTCTGGCCACTGATGTACGGTTGTGTGTGCCAAGGGATGATGATGCTTAAATAGTACCTGTGTGAGGactcagttgctcggttgtgtctgactcttttgcaacccccacggactatagtccaccaggctcctctgtccatgggattctccaggcaagaatactggagtggggttgacatttcctcctccaggtgatctttccaagccagggatccaacctgcatttcctgcattggcaggcagattctttaccactgagccacctgggaagcccttaaattgTATAGTTGATGTCAAAGATTTGGGGACAAACATACTGTGTTTTTTCTTAAAGGTGTATAatgcatttacattttcttcaaagCTCCATTTGTGAACTCAGTGTTATTAATAAAAGGAACAAGTACTGTATCTTCTTTCTATGAACTGGTTCCTTATTCACAAATATTAGAAGTCCCTCTCCACAGGGGGATTATacattcccacccccacccctgcgcATTCAGGATTGGTCATGTCACTTGCTCTGACCACTTGAAATGGGAGTGAAAGGGACACGGGTCACACCCAGGCAGGAGCTGTAAGAACCCATGTGGCGTTTGCTGGCCTTGATTTTCCTGCTCTGCAACTGTGGGGGCCTGAGTCACAGTGGCATTTCCATCACCGTTCATCTCAAGTAGCTGATGAGCCGAACCTCCTAGTCCAACCTGGATGGGTAGGTAGTGTGAGCGAGAAATAAACTGTGTGATGATAAGCCGCTGGGCTTGTTGCACTGTTTGTTATCTCAGCTCGACAGGGCACACCCTGACTAATACTCTATAGGAGGAACACCATGATTTTGAAAGTGATTCTGGCAGTTTCCCGCAATCTGAAAGACAGGACAAAAGCTTCTTTGCCTAACTGACATTTACACCAGCAACTCAGTGGGACAGTCAAAACTGAATCCCCAGACTCAGTGTGCTGCCGGCAGGGAAGCTAAGTGAATGAGCAAAGGAAACTCTCTTTGGAGTGTATGCCTGGCCCGTGAGCCTGTGGCCATCACCCTCTTTCTGGGAATGTCTTCCATCCACTTGGCAATGGAGTGGCCTCACCAACCATGACCCAATTATGTCACCCTGCCGTCTGGTCACTGTTGACTGGAGCACGTGAGGACCAAATGGCAGCTCaggctctccttccctccctctgcaaTTTGTAACTGGGTGGAGAGAAAGTACAGCTGTCGTCCCCCTGCTTAGAAATTACTTCTGTGGGTTGgctgggtttgaacccaggttggTCTGGCTCCAGAGGCCATATTCTTAGCCTCTACTCTTTAACTCCTCTATTAACTGTGGaagcttcctctttctttctcccagtTTCCAGGAAGATCGCATCTATGATCTGGGGGAAAAGATTTCCTACTGGCAATtggatggaatttaaaaaattaggagcACAGGGGAATCTCTGAAAGCCAGCTTGGCCTGGGGTCCAGCTACAGTCCTGCCCTTGGGTTCGCTGGGTTCAGTCCACTGAATCAGCACCATCCTCAGCCCCCTTCTCCATTGCTTGCTTTCTCCAGGCGGGAGAAGTGGAGAAGCTCCACAGTcactttcccagcctcctttgcagcCAGGGATGGCCATGTGACCCAATCTGGCCAATAAGATGCAAGCAGAGATTTTCTGAGGGGCTCCTGATTGACTGATTGATTGACTGGACCATGCTCCCcagcttgtgggatattagtttcccaaccagagactgaaccagcaCCCTTAGCAGTGAAAGGGTCAAGTCCTAACCAATAGGCTGCTGGGGAATTCCCTTGCtccctggatttaaaaaaaaagggagtcAGTGTGTGGGAGGgaatttcttggtggtccagtggttaggactcagccctTTCACTgttgtggcctgggttcagtgcCTGGCCAGGGAACGAATATCCCACAAGCAGCATAGCTCAAccaaaaaaaaggtgggggggggacATACTGAGAAGAGCTCCCCACTCCCCTTTCGGGGCACTGGTGTGGAAATATGATGTCTGAGGCTGTAGTAGTCATTGTTTGAACATAAAGTGATAATCAAGGTACCAATCGTCAACATGATGATAGCAGAACGGAAGGGAGGGGAAGCTGGGACTCTCCATGATCTCTAGAAATGCTGCCCCAACTGTACCCACTCTCAGCACAGTGAAGTAATGAAATGTTTTGCTCGACTGCTTGGGCCAAGTCCCTGCAGCCCAAAGTGACCCTTACTGACTGCCTTGGTCAGAGATAGGGTTTATACCCAGGCTCCTGTGATCCTGAAAACTGCTTTCTTGGTTTGGATGGAGTAAGGGCAAGggatgagggagagagaggggagaagatAGCCCTCAGGATCCCTTTGCTGAGGAGCCACCTTGCCAACTCTAGACTGCTTGCACCTGACTGTTAGGTGTGAGAAAAACTATCTTGCCTAAGCCACTTGTCTTCATTTCTGTGACATCTATTTCCTGTCTTAAAGTGATCTCTGTTGACAAACAAGTACAAGAATAATACTaaagtttctttaaaactatAAACGTAAGACTAGTGAGGAACTTTTCAAAACAGAGGTGCAGTGATGGGGAGCCTTATGCCAACTGTACAGCCAAATCTGCTATGCAGCGATTGTACACAACAAGCAGGAGAGTCCCAGGACAGAAAACCATCTACAGAGCAAGGCACAAAGCAGGGACTCCAGAAACAGACTGGAGTCCATACAGGTGTAAATGAATGGCAGGGGTGGCATTTTCAAAGCAGGGGAAAGGATAGTTATTCCATAAATGCTGTTGGGGatcataaaagaaacagaaattctttccatttgaaagaaatagaaaacgaGAGGAATGAGAGCCCctcacacagaaaaataaatacaaaatgctGAATAACAAATTCGATTTTCTTCCTAGAACCAGGCACAGGCCACAGATACCCGCAATAATTTTGCCCTTTTACAAACCTCATATTAAAAACTCCAGCTCCAAAAGCAAACATCAAAAAAAACAGCGACCAAAAAAACCCCGCCTCCAAGTTCTAAGGGGTGGGGCCTCTAGTGACTTGGCTTCGAAGAGGGCGGAGCCTCCCTCAGGATTATATTtcagggggcggggccggggtggAGCCTCCAAAGGCACAGCGTTCTAAGAAGGCGGGGCCATCAGGGACTGGCGATAGATGTGGGTGCGACCTGGAGGAGTCGGGAAGAGTGCAGGTCTAAGGCGGTGCGGCCTCCTTAGAGACTTCGAGACTGCTGATCTAAAATTTAAAACCGTATTTTCACGTAAAACTGTTCGTGTCTAAGACTTGTCTaagtctgaattctttttttttaagttctaccaCGTTATTGCTACCAACCCGTCTCCCTCCACcttcatgcacacatgctcagtcatgtaaccccacggactgcagccagccaggcgcctctgtccatggacttttccaggcaagaacactggagtgggttgccatttccttctccataagtcTGAATTCTTATCTGTCTAATCTGTCTAAGCAGATTCCCACCTGCGCTCTGCTCACCCAAGGGCTCATTCCTTGGTCAGAGTGTCGTTCCCGGTTCTCTCAGCATCTCACCCCATTGTGGCCAGAATCCTAGAATTTCAGAAGCATGAGATGTGAGCACAGACCAACGGCATCTGCAGAGATGACCGAGATGATAGCCCAGGCTTTGGAGGACACAGCCCTGCCTTCTTCGTCCTGTCTTTTCTAGTTTTGAGCCCTCTAAGTCCTTCCTCCATGAATAGGAATAATAAATGGCACTTGCCTTAAGGTTGCTTCAGGGATGAAATGAGCCTACACTCCTAAACCTAGGAGATGTCAGAATTATCGTAAACAGAGAGTTCTCAACaaatgtttctttatctttctttctttttggctgcaccacagggcttgtgggatcttagttctctgaccagggaaggaacttgtgccccctgcattggaagagtggggtcttaaccactggaccacaagggaagttcccCCAAAATGTTTCTTAAACGAGCGAAAGAACATTTCAGCCAAATTTTAAGCCATCATCCAATGCTGTATCCAATGCAGGAAATACCatccaacgcaggagacgcaggttcaatccaagggttgggaagatcccctggagaaggaaatggcaacccactccagtactcttgctgggaaaataccatggacagaggggcccggcgggctacagtccataggatcacaaagagtcagaaatgactgagcgactgaacacaatgCTGGAAAGAAAATCATGGAATTAAATATTCCGAGGATAGTAGAATGTTCATGAGTCTTGGGTGGAGGACTTGCTAGCAGGTCTCAATTTGCAAAAAGGAAAGTGAGTCCAGGGGATAGAAGGCACATTGAGTGTTGAAAAACTCCAGAAGGTAGCGGGTTTCATAGAAAATATACACGAAGCAGTAATTTtgcagaaaggaggaaaggatggCAGAAGAAACCAGCCTCTGCCTCCATGTGGTGCTGGAGTCAGCTTTCTACAACTTTTCCTCTGCTTCAAACCCTCTGGTGATGCCCCAGTGGCCTCAGGAGAAAGCCCAAACCCCTTAGCCTGGCGTTCAAGGCCCTCTGTGACCGGTCCCACCACTACCGCTCTTTCTGCCCCTCGCCCCTCCCCAGCGGCTCActcaccacctcctcctccatctcctgctcgCCCTCGCCGCCGCCGCTCCGGCTGAACAGCGCCCTCTGCCTCTCGGCCATCTCGTAGGTGGGCTGCATCTCCGGGTCGTCCCGAAGCGTGTCCAGCTTGGGGTGGAACCATTCCCACTGAGTGGTGCGGTTCAGCG of the Cervus canadensis isolate Bull #8, Minnesota chromosome 18, ASM1932006v1, whole genome shotgun sequence genome contains:
- the RSPH6A gene encoding radial spoke head protein 6 homolog A: MGDPPPDPEPPSQPTSSRRSSQVSERRRTRPSVAPLVHEELQQIPLDPQILRGSREALSNQSNLRGWPQSASLTPNENLVFQAEDPNVNPGFPAEVQPQAYLNEGRLQASQNASLMLQQLQQGEGNLFQQLESAYQGPPADLLGQFTMYQREDLPFSQGTEHGPYMTDDPTLQFSPSELGFMSFNMELPEPEPRELAVQNAKAYLLQTSINSDLSLYEHLVNLLTKILNERPEDPLFLLESLNRTTQWEWFHPKLDTLRDDPEMQPTYEMAERQRALFSRSGGGEGEQEMEEEVAETAVPNIMEKAFYFEQAGVGLSSDESFRIFMALKQLVEQQPIHTCRFWGKILGLSRSYLVAEVEFREGEEEAEEEELEEMTEGGEVMEAHDEEEGDEDEDKVMDVIPKPTWKPPPIIPKEESRIGTNRYLYFVCNEPGRPWMRLPHVTPIQIVQARKIRKFFTGYLDAPVISYPPFPGNEANYLRAQIARISAATHISPLGFYQFGEEEGDEEEEGGAGRDSYEENPDFEGIPVLELVDSMANWVHHTQHILPQGRCTWVNPLQKTEEEEELGEEEEKADEGIEEVEQEVGPPLLTPLSEDAEIMHMAPWTARLSCSLSPQYSVAVVRSNLWPGAYAYASGKKFENIYIGWGHKYSPENFNPSLPAPIQHEYPSGPDTIEMSDPTVEEEQALKAAQEKALAAAEEEEEDEEEDEDEDQDD